One segment of Macrotis lagotis isolate mMagLag1 chromosome 1, bilby.v1.9.chrom.fasta, whole genome shotgun sequence DNA contains the following:
- the IST1 gene encoding IST1 homolog: MLGSGFKAERLRVNLRLVINRLKLLEKKKTELAQKARKEIADYLAAGKDERARIRVEHIIREDYLVEAMEILELYCDLLLARFGLIQSMKELDSGLAESVSTLIWAAPRLQSEVAELKIVADQLCAKYSKEYGKLCRTNQIGTVNDRLMHKLSVEAPPKILVERYLIEIAKNYNVPYEPDSVVMAEAPPGVDTDLIDVGFTEDVKKGGHGRGGGGGGGGGGFTAPVGPDGTVPLPMPMPMPSPGSPFSYPPPKGPSDFNGLPIGTYQPFPNIHPPQIPATPPTYESVDVNTDKNVPSTQIVGPGPKPEAPPRSNLKTTDVYDNFVLPELPSVPDTLPTTSAGANTSASEDIDFDDLSRRFEELKKKT; encoded by the exons ATGCTGGGCTCTGGGTTCAAGGCTGAACGCTTAAGAGTCAACTTGCGCCTGGTTATAAATCGTCTCAAACtgctggaaaaaaagaaaa CGGAACTAGCCcagaaagcaaggaaggagatTGCAGATTATCTGGCAGCTGGGAAGGATGAACGGGCTCGGATCCGTGTGGAGCATATCATTCGAGAAGATTACCTGGTGGAAGCAATGGAGATATTGGAACTCTACTGTGACCTGCTCCTAGCCCGATTTGGCCTGATCCAGTCCATGAA agAACTTGATTCTGGTCTGGCTGAGTCTGTGTCCACATTGATCTGGGCTGCTCCTCGACTTCAATCTGAAGTGGCTGAGTTGAAAATA GTTGCGGATCAGCTTTGTGCCAAGTATAGCAAGGAATATGGCAAACTGTGTAGGACTAATCAGATTGGAACCGTGAATGACAGG ctaATGCACAAATTGAGTGTGGAGGCTCCACCCAAAATTCTGGTAGAGAGATACCTGATCGAAATAGCCAAAAATTACAATGTTCCTTATGAACCTGACTCTGTTGTCATG GCAGAAGCTCCCCCTGGAGTTGACACAGATCTTATTGATGTTGGATTCACAGAAGATGTGAAAAAAGGTGGGcatggaagaggaggaggaggaggaggtggtggtggtggattCACTGCACCAGTTGGTCCTGATGGAACAGTGCCCTTGCCTATGCCTATGCCCATGCCATCACCAGGTTCTCCTTTCTCATATCCACCTCCAAAAGGACcg TCGGATTTCAATGGATTGCCAATTGGGACTTATCAGCCCTTTCCCAATATTCATCCACCTCAGATACCAGCAACTCCCCCAACATATGAATCT GTCGATGTAAATACTGATAAGAATGTTCCTTCTACACAGATTGTTG GTCCTGGCCCCAAGCCAGAAGCTCCTCCAAGATCCAACTTGAAAACTACTGATGTCTATGACAACTTTGTGTTGCCTGAATTGCCATCTGTCCCTGATACACTACCAACCACATCTGCTGGTGCCAACACCTCAGCATCTGAAGATATTGATTTTGATGATCTCTCCAGGAGATTTGAAgagttgaaaaagaaaacttag